The stretch of DNA GGCGGCGTGCCCGTGTGGCAAACCCGCCTGCAAGTCGGCCGCGCCGACCGCCAGACGCCGCTGCTGAAGTCGCGCATCACCCGGCTGACCCTGAACCCCACCTGGACCATCCCGCCCACCATCATGCGCGAGGACAAGCTGCCGGCGATCCGCCTGAACCCCGAATACCTGCGCCAGCAGAACCTGCAAGTGCTCGACAGCCAGGGCAACCCGCTGGCACCGGAACAGGTCGACTGGTCGCACCCCGGCAACATCCTGCTGCGCCAGGGCGCCGGCCCGCGCAACCCGCTGGGCCGGATCGTGTTGCGCTTTCCCAACCCGTATTCGGTGTACCTGCACGACACACCGAGCCAACCGCTGTTCTCCAAGGGCCCGCGGGCTTTCAGTTCGGGGTGTGTGAGGGTTGAGCAGCCACTGCTGCTGCGGGACTTGCTGGTGAGCCCGGCGGAGAAGATCCGCACCGAAGAACTGCTGGCGACGGAAACCACCCACGAGTTCCGGCTCGCGACGCCGGTACCCGTGTTGTTGGGGTACTGGACGGTGCAGGTCGATGGCAAGGGCGCGTTGCTCTACGCGCCGGACATTTACGGGCGGGACCCGGTGTTGATGAAAGCGATGGAGAGTGCGCTCTAGGCGCTTAGCTGAGCGTTGATCATCGTCAGCGCCTCATGGGGAGACAAGCGCGCCGTATCGACGGTCAATGGCGACTCGACCCATGGCTCATATTCATGGGCCAGGACGGACTGCCAGGTGGGCGGCGTGAGCCCCGGAATATCGCTGGTGCGTGATTCCACGCGACGTTGGTGTTCCGACATGTCGGAGCAAACCACCTGGATATTCACCAGCGGCATACCGGCGCTTAGCGCAGTGTCGCGCCACGCCTGACGACTTTCAGCCACCGGATTTACGCAATCGACGATAACCGTGTGGCCCAGCAACAGGTTGCTCAATGCCAGCGCATTGGCCACCTGGTAACCGCTGCTGCCCACACCTTGCTCCAGGACCCCTGCATCGCGGATGGCCTGCTCGATGGTGTCGATGCGCAGATACACGGCGCCGGATTGGCCGGCAAGGGCCTTGGCAATTGTGGTCTTCCCGGTGCCGGGCAGGCCGCTGAACACAATAAGCATGGTCGATCCTTCGAAGGGGTGAGTCGGCTCAGTCTACCGGGCGACTCACTTCAAATAACAGGCGCTGATCCAGTCCGAAGGCTTGGGCGCGAGTTGTTCGGCCACTGGCAGATACCGGGCGTCCAACTGCGCCGCCAGCCAGTACAGCGTATTGCTGCTTTTCGGGTTCCATTCGCCGCTGTAGCCAGGCTCACCTACGCGGGCCCGGTCCCGGTCGAACTGCACGTGGGTATGCACGAATTCTTCGTGGCTGCGCTGGCCTTTGGCATACGGCGCCAGCCAGTCCAGTGCTTCGCTCAGCGAGCCACCGTGGGGCGCGGTGACGTCCAGCCAGTTGCCGCCAATGCCGTAGGGCTTGGCCGCCAGCGCGGCCTGCACCAGCGGCTCCAGGTCGTAGACCACATAGTGCAGGGCGTCACGGTCCTGGAAGTCGCTCACCGAGCCGTCGGGCAGTACGTTGTCGTTGATCTGTTGCCGGAACAGCTGGAAGGCCTGTTCGAGCATCTCGCGGTCGCCCAGTGCGGCGGCGGCCACCGTGACCAGTTTTACGCGGTGGCTCTGCCAGTTATTGGTGTTGGTGGCTTTCTTTTCGCCGTGGAACTGCTTGATGCGCTCGATATAGCCATTGCCCAGGTTGGTCAGCAGCGCGCGGGTGGCGTCGCGGGTCTGGGGGCGAAGGTCGCTGACGGTAAGGGCGTAGGCGCTGATCAGCATGTCGAGGTTGGTTTCGTCGATCGGGTTGAAGTCCGGCTGGTAGGTGCTGGCCCACGCGCTCAGGTAGTCATCCACTTGCTTGAGGTAGCGCGTGTCACGGCTCAGGCGCCAGGCCAGGGCCGCCTGGCGCATGACTGGCCAATCCTTCTCGGCGGCGATGCTTTGCTCGCGGATGCCGTGGTTCGGCAGGGTACCTTCGGTGTGCAGATGGGGCAGGGCGTCGGGCTGGTCGCCGAGGTGGCGCTGGGCGGCAGCCAGCAGCGATTTGGAGGTCGGATTCGAGGTGGCGGGCTGGCAGGCACTCAGGACCTGGGGCGCGGCAAAGGCGGCGTTGGCGAACGCGGCGAGCAGCGCGGCGAGGGCCACGGTGTGCAGAGGGCGTTGGAGCATGCTGTTCCTCAGGGATGGATTGACCCGATCGGGGCGCAGCCACGCTACCATGCCCGTGATGGGAATTTGATGAAATACCCGCCAGCCCTCTATCCTAGCCCGCCAAGCCCGGTCGAGAACAGGACGCCCCATGACTTTGCAGTTCGTGAAGATGCACGCCCACGGTGATGATTTCATCGTGATCGACCGGCGCGGCCAGGATGACCCGATCACCGCTGAAATCGCCCGCCGCCTGGGTGACCGTCATCGCGGCATCGGCTTCAATCAATTGGCCGTGGTGCTCGACTGCACTGACGCGGCCGCCCGTATCAAATTCTGGAACCCCAACGGCACCCCGCTCGACACCTGCGGCAGCGCCACCCGCGGGGTTGCAGACATGCTGATGCGCGAAGCCGGCACTGCCACCCTCGTGCTGCGAACCAACCGGGGGCTGCTGACGTGCGTGCGCGAATCGGGACAGCGGGTGTCGGTGGACATGGGGCTGCCTTCATTGGGCTGGGAAAAAATTCCGCTGGCGCAGGCGATGGACACCGAACGCTTGCCGCTGGAGGGCGACCCGGCGGCGTGCAGCATGGGCAACCCGCATTGCACCTTCTTTGTCGACGACCTGGCGGCGGTCGATATCGCGACGCTTGGGCCGTCGTTGGAAACCCACCCGCTGTTCCCCAACAAGACCAACGTGCATTTCGTGCAAGTGCTGGATCGCAGCCATATCCGCCTGCGCATCTGGGAGCGGGGCGGCGGCATCCCGCAGGGCTCGGGCTCGTGCTGTTGTGGCGCGGTGGTCAACGGGATTCGTCGTGGGCTGCTGGATGACACCGTCGACGTGCAATGCGATGGCGGTACCGTGACGGTGCATTGGGATGGGCGTGGCGGCGTGGTGTTGACGGGGTCAGTCCAAACCGTTGTTCACGGCACTGTGGCTGCCGCGCTCATGGGTGGCGCAATGGAAAGTGCACACTGAAGGTAGTGCCCCGGTCCGGGCTTGAGCTCACCGAAACACCTCCATCATGGGCCTTGGCAATTTCCCGCACGATAAACAGCCCCAGGCCAACGCTACGCACCTCACTGTCCTGCTCCGTGCCTCGGGTCATGGGCTCAAACAAGCCGGCCATCAACGCTTCGGGAATCGCCGGGCCGTGGTTGTGCACCGAGAGCCGGCTCTCTTGTGCGTCCTGGTGCGAGGTGACGGTAATCGGCTGTTGCAGGTCGCCGTACGCCACGCTGTTGGCCACCAGGTTGCCGATGATTTGTTGTATGCGGTCGGCATCCAGGAACGTGCGGGCGCTGCCCGTGGCGTGATGTTCGAGGGTCGCCGTGGGGAACGCCACTTGCAACTCGTCGAGACTGTCACGGGTGACGGCGTGCAGGTCGAGTGCTACGGGATTGATGCTGATGCCCTGGCCGACTCTGGCCTGGGTGAAGTCCAGCAAGTCGGCGATCATCCGCTGCGCCCGTTCGGTGGACAGGCCGATATGCCCCAGGAGTTGGCGCTCCTTGGGGCTGCGCTCGCCACGGGCGAGGAACTCCGAGGCCATCTTGATCGCGGTAAGCGGGTTCTTCAGGTCATGGCTGACAATCGCGACCATCTGCTCGGCAAACAGCGCCCGGCGCTGGGCGATTTCATAGGCGCTGCTCAGTTCGGCCTGGGCCTGATGCAGCGCGACTTCAGCGGCGGTCTTTTCCTGCAGCAAGGCTTCAGCCAGTTTGCGGGCGTTGAGCAGTTCGCGCTCGTACTTGTCGCGGTCGGTGGTGCCGAAAAGGGCCAGTTCGTTGTAGGCAATACCGGCATGTTCGTGCCTGACGCCGTTGAGCAATACCGTGACGGTGCGCCGGTCACGGTGCAGCAGGTCGAGTTTCACTTCGGCGATGGAGCCTTGCATTTTCATCAGCGGCGCCAAGTGCGTCTGATGGAAGATCCGCCCGCCCATCGTCAGCAGGTCCTGGAACCGTCGTTCTTTCAACTCATCGACGCTGAAGCCGGTCCAGTCGCTGAAGCACTGGTTGGCCTGCACGATGGTGCCGTCTTCCCGGGTGACTACCAAGGCGCAGGGCGCACCGTCGAACAAACGTTGAGAGTCCGGCAACGACAGGTTATCGGCTGGCATCGGCACCCACCCATGGCAACAGGAAACTGTCCATGGCCGCTGAACAGGCGCCGGGTGCGCTCATGTGCGGGCAATGCCCCACGTTATCGACCAGGCAGTACGTGCTGGCGGGCAACGCCGCGTGCAGGTATTCACCCACGCAGACCGGTGCGATCAAGTCGTCGGTGGATTGCAGAATCAGGGTGGGGGTCATCAGGCCGGCGATGTCCTGGCGGTTGTCCGACAGGAACGTCACCCGTGCGAAGCGCTTGGCGATGTCGGGCTCGGTGCGGCAGAAGCTGTTGGTCAGTTCTTCGCCGAGGGCCGGTTGCCCAGGCGCGCCCATGATCACCGGGGCCATGGTGCTGGACCAGCCGAGGTAATTGCTGTCGAGGGTATCGAGCAACGAATGGATATCGTCGAGGGTGAACCCGCCCGTGTAGTCACCGGAATCGATATAGCAGGGCGAAGGACCGATCATCACATGGGCGGCGATTTTTCCGGGGGCCTGGCGATCGGCCAGGGCGCCGATCATGGCGCTGACGGAGTGCCCCACCAGCACCACCGGGCCCACGGCGTATTCATCAACAATCTCGCCCAAGTCATGGGCGTAGCCGGCGAGTGAGCTGTATTTTTCGCTGTCGTACGCGCCTAGGTCGGACTGGCCAGCCCCCACCAGGTCATACAGCACCACACGGAAACGCCCGGTGAAGTGAGGAAACAGATAATTCCACATGGTCTGATCACACCCGAAGCCATGGGAGAAAACCAGGGTCGAGGGACCGCTGCCATACACCCTGACGTTGTTGCGCTGCTGAAGGTCCATGGCGTTCTCGTGTAGGGCGTGTGTGGGGGTGGCGTAAGTCTAGATAGTCGGTGGCGTCGGGTCACCTGTTTATAGCGTCGATAGGGTAAAGTCGGCCGATTCAGGATGAAACTTCAGGTAACAAAACATGATGGTGTTCCTACGGCAATGTGTCTTGGGCTTGCTACTGATCGTTTCCGGCTCGCAGGTGTGGGCCGATACCGTTCCCCCGGCGCCGGTCACGGTTGCGCTGGACCAGCGCGTGATCGACCTGACCCAAACCCTCGACGCTGCCACTCAATCGCGTATGACCACGCAACTCGCCGGTCTGGAACAACGCAAGGGCGCACAGGTGGCGGTGATGCTGCTGCCGAGCACCCAGGGCGTTGGCATTGAGGACTTCGCCAACCAACTGTTCCGTGCCTGGAAACTGGGGCGCAAGGACGTCAACGACGGCATCCTGCTGCTGGTGGCGAAGGACGATCGCAAGGTTAGGATCGAAGTCGGTTACGGCCTGGAAGGCGTGGTCACCGACCTGCTGGCCCACCGCATCATCGAGGAACACATCACCCCGGCGTTTCGCCAGGGCGATTACGCAGGCGGCGTGCAGCAAGCAGTGGACGACCTGACACTGTTGGTGGACGGGGGCAATTTGCCCGAGGTGGCCAAGGCCGGTTTCCCGCCTGAAGCGTATGCGGTGCTCCTCGCGTTCATTTTCGGCGGGGTGGTCGGGGTATTGATGGGCGCCGAAAA from Pseudomonas sp. NC02 encodes:
- a CDS encoding AAA family ATPase, coding for MLIVFSGLPGTGKTTIAKALAGQSGAVYLRIDTIEQAIRDAGVLEQGVGSSGYQVANALALSNLLLGHTVIVDCVNPVAESRQAWRDTALSAGMPLVNIQVVCSDMSEHQRRVESRTSDIPGLTPPTWQSVLAHEYEPWVESPLTVDTARLSPHEALTMINAQLSA
- a CDS encoding alginate lyase family protein, which codes for MLQRPLHTVALAALLAAFANAAFAAPQVLSACQPATSNPTSKSLLAAAQRHLGDQPDALPHLHTEGTLPNHGIREQSIAAEKDWPVMRQAALAWRLSRDTRYLKQVDDYLSAWASTYQPDFNPIDETNLDMLISAYALTVSDLRPQTRDATRALLTNLGNGYIERIKQFHGEKKATNTNNWQSHRVKLVTVAAAALGDREMLEQAFQLFRQQINDNVLPDGSVSDFQDRDALHYVVYDLEPLVQAALAAKPYGIGGNWLDVTAPHGGSLSEALDWLAPYAKGQRSHEEFVHTHVQFDRDRARVGEPGYSGEWNPKSSNTLYWLAAQLDARYLPVAEQLAPKPSDWISACYLK
- the dapF gene encoding diaminopimelate epimerase; the protein is MTLQFVKMHAHGDDFIVIDRRGQDDPITAEIARRLGDRHRGIGFNQLAVVLDCTDAAARIKFWNPNGTPLDTCGSATRGVADMLMREAGTATLVLRTNRGLLTCVRESGQRVSVDMGLPSLGWEKIPLAQAMDTERLPLEGDPAACSMGNPHCTFFVDDLAAVDIATLGPSLETHPLFPNKTNVHFVQVLDRSHIRLRIWERGGGIPQGSGSCCCGAVVNGIRRGLLDDTVDVQCDGGTVTVHWDGRGGVVLTGSVQTVVHGTVAAALMGGAMESAH
- a CDS encoding PAS domain-containing sensor histidine kinase — its product is MPADNLSLPDSQRLFDGAPCALVVTREDGTIVQANQCFSDWTGFSVDELKERRFQDLLTMGGRIFHQTHLAPLMKMQGSIAEVKLDLLHRDRRTVTVLLNGVRHEHAGIAYNELALFGTTDRDKYERELLNARKLAEALLQEKTAAEVALHQAQAELSSAYEIAQRRALFAEQMVAIVSHDLKNPLTAIKMASEFLARGERSPKERQLLGHIGLSTERAQRMIADLLDFTQARVGQGISINPVALDLHAVTRDSLDELQVAFPTATLEHHATGSARTFLDADRIQQIIGNLVANSVAYGDLQQPITVTSHQDAQESRLSVHNHGPAIPEALMAGLFEPMTRGTEQDSEVRSVGLGLFIVREIAKAHDGGVSVSSSPDRGTTFSVHFPLRHP
- a CDS encoding alpha/beta fold hydrolase, producing the protein MDLQQRNNVRVYGSGPSTLVFSHGFGCDQTMWNYLFPHFTGRFRVVLYDLVGAGQSDLGAYDSEKYSSLAGYAHDLGEIVDEYAVGPVVLVGHSVSAMIGALADRQAPGKIAAHVMIGPSPCYIDSGDYTGGFTLDDIHSLLDTLDSNYLGWSSTMAPVIMGAPGQPALGEELTNSFCRTEPDIAKRFARVTFLSDNRQDIAGLMTPTLILQSTDDLIAPVCVGEYLHAALPASTYCLVDNVGHCPHMSAPGACSAAMDSFLLPWVGADASR
- a CDS encoding YgcG family protein, which codes for MMVFLRQCVLGLLLIVSGSQVWADTVPPAPVTVALDQRVIDLTQTLDAATQSRMTTQLAGLEQRKGAQVAVMLLPSTQGVGIEDFANQLFRAWKLGRKDVNDGILLLVAKDDRKVRIEVGYGLEGVVTDLLAHRIIEEHITPAFRQGDYAGGVQQAVDDLTLLVDGGNLPEVAKAGFPPEAYAVLLAFIFGGVVGVLMGAEKLPWRRGLMAVVGVTVVLVAVAGGKDWPVYLLLLPLCMLIGGATFGALWQARAAFYTVLVLLGYIAGVLLTDNFVREISLIHWLAYPFAGLLVLGLYLGLFLVMKSMWKESQGGFIARLVAVLVVYGIVGALIDKGATGWLLAFPFASFAALFIFAHGISGGSGSGSGGGSSSSGSSSSSSSSSSGGGGSSGGGGASGSW